The proteins below come from a single Chitinophaga pinensis DSM 2588 genomic window:
- the hpt gene encoding hypoxanthine phosphoribosyltransferase, which translates to MSVIQVHDKQFEPYISADQLQQRIKELATALNNDLKGEKPLFIAILNGSFMFAADMFKYLTIDAEISFIKLASYKGMKSTGNVVQAIGLDEDLYGRTVVILEDIVDTGKTLSQFLPQLEHQQPKKLMVAALLTKPEAMVHPIKIDYLGFSVPNKFLLGYGLDYDGLGRNLPEIYKLVETTN; encoded by the coding sequence ATGTCAGTTATCCAGGTACATGATAAACAGTTTGAACCTTACATCAGCGCTGATCAGTTACAACAGCGCATTAAGGAATTAGCTACAGCGCTAAACAATGATCTGAAAGGTGAAAAACCTTTGTTCATTGCCATTCTCAATGGCTCCTTCATGTTTGCCGCTGATATGTTCAAATACCTCACTATTGATGCGGAAATATCTTTCATTAAACTGGCGTCCTACAAAGGCATGAAATCTACCGGTAATGTAGTGCAGGCGATCGGTCTTGACGAAGACCTGTATGGTCGTACCGTAGTGATCCTGGAAGATATCGTGGATACCGGCAAGACATTGAGCCAGTTCCTGCCACAGCTGGAACACCAGCAGCCTAAAAAGCTGATGGTAGCAGCTTTGCTGACAAAACCGGAAGCCATGGTGCATCCCATCAAGATCGATTATCTCGGTTTCTCCGTACCGAATAAATTCCTGCTGGGTTACGGACTGGATTATGATGGATTAGGAAGGAATCTGCCGGAGATCTACAAATTAGTGGAGACCACTAATTAA
- a CDS encoding T9SS type A sorting domain-containing protein, which translates to MWKTSTLLFSCFFCLLSLVGKAQSAKTTPFSDGGSKVVKAYPNPASSRINFELQNNNEQGYEIIVFNFLGKRIDQIKNLNTRTTVELDKYYSGLYIFQLRDKQGNLVESGKFNVVK; encoded by the coding sequence ATGTGGAAAACCTCTACACTCTTATTTTCTTGCTTCTTTTGCCTATTATCCCTCGTAGGAAAAGCACAAAGCGCCAAAACCACTCCATTCTCCGATGGGGGTAGTAAAGTCGTGAAAGCATATCCCAATCCAGCTAGTAGCAGGATCAATTTCGAATTACAGAACAATAACGAGCAAGGATATGAGATTATTGTATTCAATTTTCTCGGAAAGAGGATCGATCAGATAAAAAATCTGAACACACGTACTACGGTTGAACTGGATAAATATTATAGTGGTCTATATATTTTCCAGTTGAGGGACAAACAGGGAAACCTGGTGGAGTCCGGAAAGTTCAATGTCGTCAAATAA
- a CDS encoding class I SAM-dependent rRNA methyltransferase: MTKVFLKKKIQNRVLQGHPWVFGNEVGQIEGPVTAGDTVDVFTHQGFFVGRGYINPQSQILVRLLTRDKDEQIDAEFFYRRLLKAWKYRQQLGYVENCRLVFGEADEMPALVIDKFNDHFVIQTLALGMDRWKGAIVDALNRIFSPKGIYERNDVPVRELEGLEQQKGFLSAPFDTNVIINENGLKFHVDIENGQKTGYFLDQQDNRRAIQHIVKGADVLEAFCYTGTFSCHAGHYGAKSVLGLDISEHAVNTARRNAELNNLQDICKFQAVNAFDVLKQWTREEKKFDTVILDPPAFTKSRENIQKAITGYKEINLRGMKLLKPGGFLVTASCTNLVPPSLFLEIIDMAAKDAKKKLRQVTFQTQAQDHPILWNIENTTYLKFLIVEVQ, from the coding sequence ATGACCAAAGTTTTTTTAAAGAAAAAGATACAAAACCGTGTGCTGCAGGGCCACCCTTGGGTGTTTGGGAATGAAGTCGGACAGATCGAAGGGCCTGTAACAGCCGGTGATACGGTAGATGTATTTACCCATCAGGGATTCTTTGTTGGTAGAGGATACATCAATCCCCAGTCACAGATCCTGGTACGCCTGCTGACCCGTGACAAAGACGAGCAGATTGACGCGGAATTCTTCTACCGTCGTTTGCTGAAAGCCTGGAAATACCGTCAGCAGCTGGGATATGTGGAAAACTGCCGTCTCGTATTCGGAGAGGCCGACGAAATGCCGGCACTGGTAATTGACAAGTTCAATGACCACTTCGTAATACAGACACTGGCATTGGGTATGGACCGCTGGAAAGGCGCCATTGTGGACGCCCTGAACAGGATCTTCTCTCCAAAAGGCATCTACGAGCGTAACGACGTTCCGGTACGTGAACTGGAAGGTCTGGAACAGCAGAAAGGATTCCTGAGCGCTCCTTTTGATACCAATGTTATTATCAATGAGAACGGTCTGAAATTCCATGTAGATATCGAAAATGGCCAGAAAACAGGCTATTTCCTGGATCAGCAGGATAACCGCCGCGCTATTCAGCATATCGTGAAGGGTGCGGATGTACTGGAAGCATTCTGCTATACCGGTACTTTCTCCTGCCATGCTGGTCACTATGGCGCTAAAAGCGTACTCGGACTGGACATCTCTGAACATGCCGTTAACACTGCCCGCAGAAATGCGGAGCTGAACAACCTGCAGGATATCTGTAAGTTCCAGGCAGTGAACGCATTTGATGTGCTGAAGCAGTGGACCCGTGAAGAGAAGAAGTTTGATACCGTGATCCTGGATCCGCCAGCTTTTACCAAAAGCCGCGAGAATATCCAGAAAGCCATCACTGGTTATAAAGAGATCAACCTGCGTGGTATGAAGCTGCTGAAACCGGGAGGCTTCCTGGTGACTGCGTCCTGTACCAACCTGGTGCCGCCGTCCCTCTTCCTGGAGATCATCGATATGGCAGCCAAGGATGCTAAAAAGAAACTGCGTCAGGTAACCTTCCAGACACAGGCACAGGATCACCCGATCTTGTGGAATATTGAAAATACCACCTACCTGAAATTCCTGATCGTGGAAGTACAGTAA
- the dnaJ gene encoding molecular chaperone DnaJ, with the protein MSTKRDYYEILGVAKSASQDEIKKAYRKVAMQYHPDRNPDNKEAEEKFKEAAEAYEVLSDTDKRAQYDRFGHAGMGNRGGFGGGGAGMNMDDIFSNFGDIFGDDIFGSFFGGNRGGGGAGGRRGRGTRGSNLRVKIKLTYEEIAKGANKKIKVKKYVPCSHCSGLGAKDKNAFQTCGTCGGSGQVRKVTQTFLGQMQTVTTCPTCHGEGQTITSKCGHCKGEGRVYGEEMVNIDIPAGVQEGMQLSLSGKGNAGERGGAPGDLLILIEEEPHPELQRDGLNVAYDLYISFPDAVFGTSLEVPTIDGKAKIKIPAGTQSGKIFRLKGKGFPSVNSYEKGDQLIHVNVWTPQQVSGEEKAFLEKVQSSDNFKPNPEKSEKGFFEKVRDIFS; encoded by the coding sequence ATGTCTACCAAAAGAGATTACTACGAAATACTGGGTGTTGCCAAGTCCGCTTCCCAGGATGAAATCAAAAAGGCTTACCGTAAGGTAGCCATGCAGTACCATCCTGACAGGAACCCCGATAACAAAGAGGCGGAAGAAAAATTCAAGGAGGCAGCCGAAGCCTATGAAGTATTAAGCGATACCGACAAACGGGCACAGTATGACCGTTTTGGTCATGCCGGAATGGGTAACCGCGGTGGCTTTGGCGGCGGCGGCGCTGGTATGAACATGGACGATATCTTCTCCAACTTCGGAGATATTTTCGGAGATGACATCTTTGGTAGCTTCTTCGGTGGTAACCGTGGCGGCGGTGGTGCCGGCGGAAGACGTGGCAGAGGTACCCGTGGCTCTAACCTGCGTGTTAAGATCAAATTGACATACGAAGAGATCGCCAAAGGCGCCAACAAAAAGATCAAGGTTAAAAAATACGTTCCGTGCAGCCATTGTAGCGGCCTCGGAGCAAAAGATAAAAATGCCTTCCAGACCTGTGGTACCTGTGGTGGTTCCGGTCAGGTAAGGAAAGTAACCCAGACATTCCTGGGGCAGATGCAGACTGTAACTACCTGTCCGACCTGTCACGGTGAAGGTCAGACCATTACCAGCAAATGCGGTCACTGTAAAGGTGAAGGACGCGTATACGGTGAGGAAATGGTGAATATCGACATCCCTGCAGGCGTACAGGAAGGTATGCAACTGAGCCTGAGCGGCAAAGGTAATGCGGGTGAAAGAGGCGGTGCTCCCGGCGACCTGCTGATACTTATCGAAGAGGAACCACATCCGGAGCTGCAACGCGACGGCCTCAACGTTGCCTACGATCTGTACATCTCCTTCCCTGATGCAGTATTTGGCACTTCCCTGGAAGTACCGACCATCGATGGTAAAGCGAAGATCAAGATACCTGCCGGTACCCAGAGCGGAAAGATCTTCCGTCTGAAAGGCAAAGGCTTCCCTTCCGTAAACTCTTATGAGAAAGGTGATCAGCTGATCCATGTAAACGTATGGACGCCGCAGCAGGTAAGTGGTGAAGAGAAAGCATTCCTGGAAAAGGTACAGTCATCCGACAACTTTAAACCAAACCCGGAAAAGTCTGAAAAAGGCTTCTTCGAAAAGGTAAGAGATATTTTCAGCTAA
- a CDS encoding class I SAM-dependent methyltransferase, whose product MFDPSKLQMLENRLLKVYKHLRKTARRQNITCFRVYDDDIPEFPFSIELYEDHIYVAEYHRQHGMDEEAHEEWLDLCLEVISKVLEVPLEKIFVKQRQRKASRQEQYEKLSFESHEMVANEAGLKFKVNLSDYLDTGLFLDHRITRGMVREQSAGKKVLNLFCYTGSFSVYAAAGNAAQVTSVDLSKTYLAWAEENMKLNDFDVSKHQFVHADVLQYLDTLPAETFDLVVLDPPTFSNSKRMKEFLDIQRDHVSILNKVLAATRPGGVIYFSNNYRRFVLEADRILASEIKDITSQTIPFDFQQKLIRKCYRIVR is encoded by the coding sequence ATGTTCGATCCTTCCAAATTACAGATGCTAGAGAACCGGCTGCTAAAGGTGTACAAACACCTTCGTAAAACCGCACGCCGGCAGAATATCACCTGCTTCCGGGTATATGATGACGATATTCCAGAATTCCCATTCAGTATTGAACTGTATGAGGACCATATCTATGTAGCGGAATACCATCGCCAGCATGGTATGGATGAAGAGGCACATGAAGAATGGCTGGACCTTTGTCTGGAAGTGATCTCCAAAGTACTGGAAGTACCCCTGGAAAAGATATTTGTCAAGCAACGCCAGCGAAAGGCGAGCAGACAGGAACAGTATGAAAAACTGTCCTTCGAAAGTCATGAAATGGTGGCGAATGAAGCCGGGCTTAAATTCAAGGTAAATCTCTCGGACTACCTGGATACAGGTCTTTTCCTGGATCACCGTATTACCCGGGGTATGGTAAGAGAGCAATCCGCAGGCAAAAAGGTACTGAACCTCTTCTGTTATACCGGCTCCTTTTCTGTATATGCAGCGGCAGGTAATGCGGCACAGGTGACTTCTGTGGATCTGTCTAAAACCTACCTGGCCTGGGCAGAGGAAAACATGAAGCTGAATGATTTTGACGTCAGCAAACACCAGTTTGTACACGCCGACGTACTGCAATACCTGGATACGCTTCCTGCTGAAACATTTGACCTCGTTGTGCTAGACCCGCCAACTTTCTCAAACAGTAAACGTATGAAGGAGTTCCTGGACATCCAGCGGGACCATGTCAGCATCCTGAACAAAGTACTGGCGGCTACCAGACCAGGCGGTGTCATTTACTTCAGTAATAACTACCGTCGCTTTGTGCTGGAAGCAGACCGTATACTGGCTTCCGAGATCAAAGACATCACTTCGCAGACCATCCCTTTCGACTTTCAGCAAAAGCTGATCAGAAAGTGCTACAGGATCGTACGCTAA
- a CDS encoding glucosaminidase domain-containing protein yields MQLRRTVLVCSFLLGCMSLLKAQTQTTQQYIAKFKDIAIDEMQRSGVPASIKLAQGILETQSGNGWLVQNSNNHFGIKCKNNWTGESVRYDDDARQECFRKYGSAADSYKDHSDFLRNNPRYAFLFQFQEEDYKSWAYGLKQAGYATSTTYPQQLIKLIEDYNLQQYTLEGEGVTKAGSSGAKTGEEMVGYKPVKPSSPVASTTKPSAVSAANSPKGIFQINDRKVIVVPAGTSLIQVANDRDIKLRNLVHYNDLENDNPLKKDSYLFLQKKAKSGKNDYHTVAPGETMYDIAQTEGIQLRWLRRRNKMKEGQEPEAGERLALQGYANKAPKLGKNPPPEDPTIGDLDPGKIMDDVKAEIERERQEEMAMQKADEERRQQQAAAQGGLPAGMMDDLKKIGDVKTNGTAAQGTPAASKPATTQSSAPAQTTPTGTQPTQSANTQPSSPAQTKPAQTTPTGTQPAQTTPVASQPVSSSRPENTTPSNTEPAPPVQTQPVTTPASTTPAQTAPAQPVNTSRPANTPPVEEPASPAGTTPAAPVQPVSSQPAPATTPAQPATPPSETKGPIREGNSLYHEVQTKETLYAIAKRYGVTVEQLQQWNHLESFDIKIGQRLLVGKI; encoded by the coding sequence GGATATTGCCATCGATGAAATGCAGCGCAGCGGCGTACCTGCGTCTATCAAGCTGGCACAGGGGATCCTGGAAACACAGTCAGGTAACGGCTGGCTGGTACAGAACTCCAATAATCACTTCGGTATCAAATGTAAAAACAACTGGACGGGTGAAAGCGTAAGATATGATGATGATGCCCGCCAGGAATGTTTTCGTAAATACGGCTCTGCAGCCGATTCCTATAAAGACCATTCAGACTTTCTGAGAAATAATCCTCGTTATGCGTTCCTTTTCCAGTTCCAGGAAGAAGACTACAAATCATGGGCATATGGTCTTAAACAGGCCGGATATGCTACCAGTACGACATATCCCCAACAGCTGATTAAACTCATTGAAGATTACAATCTGCAACAATATACCCTGGAAGGGGAAGGCGTTACTAAAGCTGGTTCCAGCGGCGCCAAGACAGGAGAGGAAATGGTTGGTTACAAACCTGTTAAACCATCATCGCCTGTCGCCTCCACGACTAAACCTTCTGCTGTTTCAGCGGCTAATTCGCCTAAAGGCATCTTTCAGATCAATGACCGTAAAGTGATCGTCGTACCAGCTGGTACTTCATTGATACAGGTGGCCAATGACCGGGATATCAAACTCAGAAACCTGGTGCATTACAATGACCTGGAGAATGATAATCCGCTGAAGAAAGACAGCTACCTCTTCCTGCAGAAAAAAGCTAAATCCGGTAAGAATGACTACCATACCGTTGCTCCCGGTGAGACGATGTATGACATCGCCCAGACAGAAGGTATACAGCTTCGCTGGTTACGCCGCCGTAACAAGATGAAGGAAGGACAGGAGCCTGAAGCAGGCGAAAGACTGGCATTACAAGGATATGCCAATAAAGCGCCTAAGCTGGGTAAAAATCCGCCTCCTGAAGATCCTACCATAGGCGATCTGGATCCGGGAAAGATCATGGATGATGTAAAGGCGGAGATTGAAAGAGAGCGCCAGGAAGAAATGGCTATGCAGAAAGCAGATGAAGAACGCCGCCAGCAACAGGCTGCTGCACAGGGTGGATTACCGGCAGGAATGATGGATGATCTCAAAAAGATCGGGGATGTGAAAACTAACGGTACCGCTGCGCAGGGTACGCCGGCCGCTTCAAAGCCTGCAACTACGCAATCATCCGCGCCAGCGCAGACGACACCAACAGGTACGCAACCAACGCAGTCTGCCAACACACAGCCATCTTCTCCAGCGCAGACCAAACCAGCGCAGACGACACCAACAGGTACACAACCAGCACAGACAACTCCTGTGGCATCTCAACCTGTGTCCTCTTCCAGACCAGAGAATACAACTCCTTCCAATACGGAGCCTGCTCCGCCTGTACAGACGCAGCCGGTAACAACACCAGCCAGTACAACACCTGCACAAACAGCACCTGCGCAGCCTGTCAATACTTCCCGTCCGGCCAATACTCCGCCAGTGGAAGAACCAGCCAGTCCTGCAGGAACAACTCCTGCAGCCCCTGTACAACCGGTTAGCTCACAGCCTGCTCCTGCTACAACGCCGGCGCAACCAGCTACGCCGCCGTCGGAAACAAAAGGACCGATCAGGGAAGGCAACTCGCTGTACCATGAAGTGCAGACAAAAGAAACACTTTACGCCATTGCTAAACGTTACGGTGTAACGGTTGAACAGCTACAGCAGTGGAATCACCTTGAATCATTTGATATTAAAATAGGACAACGACTTTTAGTCGGCAAAATCTAA
- a CDS encoding nucleotide exchange factor GrpE → MTENKNDMQTNGQDTENGKGMPDINAEENLGGTTNLNDALADESELDKKQQELNEMRDKYLRLVAEFDNFKKRTAKERIELMQTANKEVIISLLDVLDDSERATKQIESAADINAVKDGVALVFNKLKSTLQAKGLKPMESLHTEFNPDLHDAITEIPAPSEDLKGKVIDDMQKGYYLNDKLIRHAKVIVGK, encoded by the coding sequence ATGACAGAAAACAAAAACGATATGCAGACAAACGGACAGGACACCGAAAATGGTAAAGGCATGCCGGATATTAACGCTGAAGAGAACCTGGGCGGCACCACAAACCTTAACGATGCCTTGGCGGATGAAAGCGAACTGGATAAAAAACAGCAGGAGCTGAATGAAATGAGGGATAAATACCTTCGTCTGGTTGCAGAATTTGACAATTTCAAGAAACGTACTGCTAAAGAACGTATCGAGCTGATGCAGACTGCCAACAAAGAGGTAATCATCTCGTTACTGGATGTACTGGATGATAGTGAACGTGCCACAAAACAAATAGAAAGCGCCGCTGATATCAATGCCGTAAAAGATGGCGTTGCACTGGTTTTCAATAAATTAAAGTCGACCCTGCAAGCTAAGGGCCTTAAACCTATGGAGAGTTTGCACACCGAATTTAATCCCGATCTCCACGATGCCATCACTGAGATTCCCGCACCTTCTGAGGATCTGAAAGGAAAGGTGATCGATGATATGCAGAAAGGATATTACCTGAATGACAAATTGATACGTCACGCCAAGGTAATAGTGGGAAAATAG
- a CDS encoding PorP/SprF family type IX secretion system membrane protein: MRMTCRKLLVALCLCSTQTLVAQDIHLSQFYETPILRNPALIGLFHGDYRIQAVYRNQWNSVTIPYQTGALSAELKFPVGNSEDFVTAGLQFTYDRAGTARLQSVQVLPAVNYHKSLSQDRNMFLSVGFTGGIVQRQFDQSKVTFNNQYTGGQFDPTAPTGEEGRLALRGYSYLDAGAGLSFSSSLGENEDINYYIGAAIFHFNRPKLSFYKDATVALDPKFTVNAGITLPLQERLKLIAQYNEIHMGTYAEYLGGALLGYSLYDEGLESTRAFYVGAYMRYKDAIIPSFRLDMEKYEVGFTYDVNISSLKPATSGFGGFEVSLVFKGFLNSRNSTMDAVHCPRF, encoded by the coding sequence ATGAGAATGACTTGTAGAAAATTGTTAGTGGCACTGTGCCTATGCAGCACACAAACACTGGTCGCGCAGGATATACACCTGTCCCAGTTCTATGAGACTCCAATTTTACGTAACCCGGCCCTGATCGGTTTATTCCATGGGGATTACCGTATCCAGGCCGTATACCGGAATCAGTGGAACAGTGTCACGATTCCTTATCAGACAGGCGCTTTAAGCGCGGAGCTGAAATTTCCTGTAGGCAATAGTGAGGACTTTGTCACGGCGGGACTTCAGTTCACCTATGACCGGGCAGGTACTGCCCGTTTACAATCTGTACAGGTATTGCCAGCTGTCAATTACCACAAATCCCTGAGCCAGGACAGGAACATGTTCCTCTCTGTGGGCTTTACGGGCGGTATTGTACAGCGGCAGTTCGACCAGAGCAAAGTGACATTTAACAACCAGTATACCGGCGGACAGTTTGATCCGACGGCGCCTACCGGCGAGGAAGGCCGGCTGGCCCTGAGAGGATATTCCTACCTGGATGCCGGAGCAGGTCTGAGCTTTAGCAGTAGTCTCGGAGAGAATGAAGACATTAATTATTATATCGGAGCGGCTATTTTCCACTTTAACCGGCCAAAGCTGTCCTTTTATAAAGATGCGACGGTCGCGCTGGATCCAAAGTTCACGGTCAATGCCGGTATTACCCTCCCTTTACAGGAGCGTCTGAAACTGATCGCACAGTATAATGAGATTCATATGGGAACCTATGCGGAGTACCTGGGAGGTGCGTTACTGGGTTATAGCCTGTATGACGAGGGGCTGGAAAGTACCCGGGCATTTTACGTGGGCGCCTATATGCGTTACAAGGATGCGATCATTCCTTCTTTCCGCCTGGATATGGAAAAATATGAGGTAGGGTTCACTTATGATGTGAATATTTCCAGTCTGAAACCGGCTACCAGTGGTTTTGGCGGCTTTGAGGTGTCATTGGTATTCAAAGGATTCCTGAACAGCCGTAACAGCACAATGGATGCTGTACACTGTCCAAGGTTCTAA
- a CDS encoding redoxin domain-containing protein, producing the protein MNVTVGAKAPSFSLLNTEKQKVSLEDFKGQNLVILFFPLAFTSVCTAELCSIRDNIGTYNDLNTAVVGISVDSPFTLGKFKAEQNLNFPLLSDFNKDISQAYGAFYENFVLDLKGVSKRSAFVVDKEGVVRYAQVLESAGDLPDFEAVKNTLNGLQ; encoded by the coding sequence ATGAACGTAACAGTTGGCGCAAAAGCTCCCTCTTTTTCACTGCTGAATACCGAAAAACAGAAAGTATCCCTGGAAGACTTCAAAGGTCAGAACCTGGTAATCCTGTTTTTCCCATTGGCATTTACAAGTGTATGTACAGCAGAACTCTGCAGTATCAGAGATAACATCGGTACTTATAACGACCTGAATACAGCCGTTGTAGGTATTTCTGTAGACTCTCCTTTTACCCTGGGTAAATTTAAGGCTGAGCAGAACCTGAACTTCCCGTTGCTGTCTGACTTCAATAAAGACATTTCTCAGGCATACGGTGCATTTTACGAGAATTTCGTCCTGGATCTGAAGGGTGTATCTAAAAGATCAGCGTTCGTGGTAGACAAAGAAGGTGTTGTCAGATATGCGCAGGTGTTAGAGTCAGCAGGTGACCTGCCTGATTTTGAGGCAGTTAAAAACACGCTGAACGGCCTGCAATAA
- a CDS encoding YfbK domain-containing protein, translating into MQRLLTLLASLIILVPGSAQKIWISGAVEDSISHNPLAGVIVTVVNDTARVITNQYGLFRIAVPSQDATLLFQHSKYFPKQLSAGAYSRMLVQMNAQEDPAEDAVKKAKAIARERSSNGSNPNYGNALMGTRAFFDETYGTLYENKFIAAETQIPSLFAVDVDRAAYSNIRRFVKLKERIPANAVRIEEMVNYFHYSYPLPPVGQTLAIYSNYATCPWAEDHRLLQIAVRGKSVNLDSLPPSNLVFLIDVSGSMAMPNKLPLLQAAFRILVNNLRSNDHVAIVAYAGVPGVILPSTPGSAKSKILNAIDYLSAGGATAGEAAIKLAYQIAEENFIKEGNNRVILATDGDFNVGQTSDHDMEQLILGKKETGVLLTCLGFGMKNYKDSKLETLSSKGNGNFAYIDNLEEASKIFAREFGSTLFTVARDVQADVVFNPRTVKSYRLIGYENKVIKDDDSASQIGGGIIGAGHCAVAIYEIVPQKGLMPADSMLAAVHLAYRETTDTTIKRLFYKVPDIFTTFQQSSDDFRFASAVALMGMLLRKSGYKGSGSCDMVMDIARRSLGDDPGGYRREFITLLKDLKKSKNLEK; encoded by the coding sequence ATGCAAAGGCTCCTTACGCTGCTGGCCAGCTTAATTATCCTTGTACCTGGGAGCGCTCAGAAGATATGGATATCAGGGGCCGTAGAAGATAGCATCTCTCATAATCCCCTTGCAGGAGTGATCGTCACTGTCGTCAATGATACCGCCAGGGTTATTACCAATCAGTACGGGCTTTTTCGGATTGCGGTGCCCTCTCAGGACGCAACATTATTGTTCCAACACAGCAAATACTTTCCCAAACAACTATCTGCGGGAGCTTACAGTCGTATGCTCGTGCAAATGAATGCCCAGGAAGATCCCGCAGAAGATGCAGTGAAAAAGGCCAAGGCAATTGCCCGTGAGCGTTCTTCCAACGGGTCTAATCCCAATTACGGCAATGCCCTGATGGGTACACGGGCCTTTTTTGATGAAACATATGGTACACTGTATGAAAACAAATTCATCGCAGCAGAAACTCAGATACCATCCCTGTTTGCAGTAGACGTAGACAGGGCTGCCTATAGTAATATCCGCCGTTTTGTGAAACTGAAAGAACGTATCCCTGCGAATGCAGTGCGCATAGAAGAAATGGTCAACTATTTCCATTACAGCTATCCCTTACCACCGGTCGGACAAACCCTCGCTATTTACAGTAACTATGCTACCTGTCCATGGGCAGAAGATCATCGTTTGTTACAGATCGCCGTACGGGGAAAATCTGTGAATCTGGATAGTCTGCCGCCCAGTAATCTTGTCTTCCTGATTGATGTTTCCGGTTCTATGGCAATGCCGAATAAACTACCGCTCTTACAGGCCGCTTTTCGTATCCTGGTGAATAATCTGCGTAGCAATGATCATGTCGCTATCGTAGCTTATGCAGGCGTACCTGGTGTCATCCTGCCGAGTACTCCGGGTAGCGCAAAGAGTAAGATCCTGAATGCGATTGACTATCTCAGTGCCGGTGGGGCAACTGCAGGTGAAGCTGCCATTAAACTGGCCTATCAGATCGCAGAAGAGAACTTTATTAAAGAGGGTAATAACCGGGTGATCCTGGCAACGGATGGTGATTTTAATGTAGGCCAGACCAGTGATCATGACATGGAACAACTGATCCTGGGTAAAAAAGAAACCGGCGTATTGCTCACCTGTCTCGGATTTGGAATGAAAAACTATAAAGATTCCAAGTTAGAGACACTCTCCAGTAAGGGGAATGGCAATTTTGCCTATATAGATAACCTGGAAGAAGCCAGTAAGATCTTTGCGCGTGAGTTTGGCAGTACCCTGTTTACCGTAGCCAGGGATGTACAGGCAGATGTGGTGTTCAATCCGCGTACAGTAAAGTCCTACCGCCTGATAGGATATGAGAATAAAGTGATTAAAGATGATGATTCTGCCAGCCAGATAGGAGGGGGGATTATTGGCGCCGGACATTGTGCGGTGGCTATCTATGAAATCGTTCCGCAAAAAGGACTTATGCCTGCCGACAGCATGTTGGCTGCTGTACATCTTGCTTACCGGGAAACGACAGACACTACCATAAAAAGGCTATTCTATAAGGTACCGGACATTTTTACCACCTTTCAGCAGTCTTCTGATGATTTCCGTTTTGCCAGTGCCGTGGCTCTGATGGGGATGCTGCTCAGAAAATCGGGTTATAAAGGCAGCGGTTCCTGCGATATGGTGATGGATATCGCCAGACGTTCCTTAGGTGATGATCCCGGAGGATACCGCCGGGAGTTCATCACATTATTGAAAGACCTGAAAAAATCAAAAAATTTAGAGAAGTAA